The following coding sequences are from one Triticum dicoccoides isolate Atlit2015 ecotype Zavitan chromosome 4A, WEW_v2.0, whole genome shotgun sequence window:
- the LOC119287111 gene encoding BTB/POZ domain and ankyrin repeat-containing protein NPR3-like, which translates to METSTVTYSSSSPPPSSSPPQQAEQAADLDAVSLGRLSANLERLLDPAFLSCADANVVLAAGGDDAAAVVGVHRCILAARSSFFLDHFSNKLADPAAAGEKEKEKERPRLELADLVPGGRHIGRDALVAVLGYLYTGRLKPPPRDSAVCVDERCPHEACRPAIDFVVESTYAASGFQISELVSLFQRRLSDFVNIALVEDIVPIVHVASTCQLHELLSQCIQRVAGSSVDSRYLEKELPDDAFAKVKEFRRYSLHDDSDEFILDPEHAKKVRNIHKALDCDDVDLVGLLLQESAITLDDALAIHYAAAYCEPKVLALLLKLDPAGDCVNVNLKNDSGYTPLHLACMRREPQILLSLIEKGASVVERTQDGRDALTICKRLTTEKDCNKKLEKCKERSKAYLCIDILEQEIKRKSFIFEELLSAEVSVATPLLVDNFHMRLINLENRVAFARIFFPSEAKLVMRIAQADSTEEFAGLTSANFSKLKEVDLNETPTMQNKRLRERLDALTKTVELGRKYFPHCSDVLDKFLMEESTDLHFLESGSAEDQYTRRTRFSELKEDVRKAFSKDKAVAAIASSTSSSSPRGDGKVSRHGHKKARLSR; encoded by the exons ATGGAGACGTCGACCGTCAcctactcctcctcctcgccgccccctTCCTCCTCGCCGCCGCAGCAGGCCGAGCAGGCCGCCGACCTCGACGCCGTCAGCCTCGGCCGCCTCAGCGCCAACCTCGAGCGCCTGCTCGACCCGGCCTTCCTCAGCTGCGCGGACGCCAACGTCGTCCTAGCGGCCGGGGGAGacgacgccgccgccgtcgtcggcgtccacCGCTGCATCCTCGCCGCCAGGAGCAGCTTCTTCCTCGACCACTTCTCCAATAagctcgccgaccccgccgccgccggcgagaaggagaaggagaaggagaggccGCGGCTGGAGCTCGCGGACCTGGTCCCGGGCGGGCGCCACATCGGCCGCGACGCCCTCGTCGCCGTTCTCGGGTACCTGTACACGGGCCGCCTGAAGCCGCCGCCGCGGGACTCCGCGGTGTGCGTCGACGAGCGCTGCCCGCACGAGGCCTGCCGCCCGGCGATAGACTTCGTGGTCGAGTCCACCTACGCCGCCTCCGGCTTCCAGATCTCCGAGCTCGTCTCGCTCTTCCAG CGTCGGCTGTCAGACTTTGTGAACATAGCTCTGGTGGAGGACATAGTGCCCATCGTTCACGTTGCGTCCACCTGCCAGCTCCATGAGCTGCTCAGCCAGTGCATCCAGCGGGTGGCAGGATCCAGCGTCGACAGCCGGTACCTCGAGAAGGAGCTCCCAGACGATGCATTTGCCAAGGTGAAGGAGTTCCGGCGATACTCGCTGCACGACGATTCAGACGAGTTCATTCTGGACCCCGAGCATGCCAAGAAGGTCAGGAACATCCACAAGGCCCTGGACTGCGACGATGTGGACCTAGTTGGCTTGCTACTACAAGAGTCTGCGATCACCTTGGATGATGCATTGGCAATACACTATGCCGCTGCATATTGTGAGCCTAAAGTGTTGGCTTTGCTCTTGAAGCTGGACCCTGCTGGTGACTGTGTTAATGTGAATCTGAAGAATGATAGTGGGTACACACCGCTGCATTTGGCGTGCATGAGGCGAGAGCCGCAGATCCTTCTCTCTCTTATCGAGAAGGGCGCGTCCGTGGTGGAGAGGACGCAGGATGGGCGCGACGCGCTTACCATCTGCAAGAGACTGACAACAGAGAAAGACTGCAACAAGAAGCTGGAGAAATGTAAGGAGAGAAGCAAGGCTTACTTGTGCATTGACATCCTTGAGCAGGAGATCAAGAGGAAATCCTTCATCTTCGAGGAGCTCCTTTCGGCGGAAGTTTCGGTTGCCACACCTTTGCTGGTAGACAATTTCCACATGAGGCTCATAAACTTGGAAAACAGAG TTGCCTTTGCAAGAATATTCTTCCCTTCCGAAGCCAAACTTGTGATGCGCATTGCACAAGCCGACTCAACCGAAGAGTTTGCCGGTCTCACGTCAGCTAATTTCAGTAAACTGAAGGAGGTTGACCTAAATGAGACCCCTACAATGCAGAACAAGAGACTGCGTGAACGCCTTGATGCATTGACAAAGACAG TTGAGCTAGGGCGAAAGTACTTCCCGCATTGTTCGGATGTTCTCGACAAGTTCCTCATGGAAGAATCCACAGATCTGCACTTCCTGGAAAGCGGCAGTGCCGAGGACCAGTACACCAGGAGGACGCGCTTCTCTGAGCTCAAAGAGGATGTGAGGAAGGCCTTCAGCAAAGACAAGGCTGTTGCAGCCATAGCCTCATCGACGTCCTCGTCTTCACCGAGAGGTGATGGAAAGGTTAGTAGACATGGTCACAAGAAGGCGAGGCTGTCGCGGTGA
- the LOC119287112 gene encoding TLC domain-containing protein 4-like, translated as MAMAAYSNQAQAMMRDYLLADPLVPYTSVLIGVFLCKMAYDLTRILSSFYFKGYSSLTKIQRVEWNNRGMSSAHAIFIAAVSVYLVASTDLFSDRLNGPITFRSSIISTSALGVSVGYFITDLAMIFWLFPSLGGMEYVLHHTLSLVAIAYTMLSGEGQFYTYMILISETTTPEINMRWFLDTAGLKKSSAYLINGILIFVVWLVARIFLFLYVFYHIYLHYSQIMKMHAFGYYLTLTVPSVLFVMNAMWFTKILKGVMKTLSKWS; from the exons ATGGCGATGGCGGCCTACAGCAACCAAGCGCAGGCGATGATGAGGGACTACCTGCTCGCCGACCCGCTCGTCCCCTACACCTCCGTGCTCATCGGCGTTTTCCTCTGCAAGATG GCTTATGACCTCACACGGATATTGAGCTCATTCTACTTCAAGGGCTATTCTTCTTTGACAAAAATACAGCGTGTTGAATGGAACAACAG GGGTATGTCCAGTGCACATGCGATCTTTATCGCAGCAGTATCAGTATATCTTGTTGCATCTACAGATCTTTTCTCTGATCGCCTTAATGGGCCTATTACATTCCGCAGTTCGATCATCTCCACCTCTGCATTAGGG GTTTCTGTGGGTTACTTCATCACTGATCTTGCAATGATCTTCTGGTTGTTTCCTTCCCTTGGTGGAATGGAATAT GTACTCCATCATACTCTTTCTCTGGTTGCAATAGCCTACACAATGTTGTCAGGGGAGGGGCAGTTTTACACATACATGATTCTTATTTCAGAAACAACCACCCCTGAAATCAACATGAGATG GTTCCTTGACACCGCTGGATTGAAGAAGTCGAGCGCCTACCTGATTAATGGTATTTTGATATTTGTTGTATGGCTG GTGGCAAGGATATTTTTGTTCCTGTATGTATTTTACCACATCTATTTGCACTACAGCCAG ATAATGAAGATGCACGCATTTGGTTATTACCTGACACTGACCGTGCCGTCGGTGCTCTTTGTCATGAACGCAATGTGGTTTACGAAGATTTTGAAAGGGGTAATGAAAACACTGTCGAAATGGTCGTAA